Proteins from a single region of Dyadobacter fanqingshengii:
- a CDS encoding DUF4468 domain-containing protein — protein MLPKLLLLPLSFQTFTTILKHLILILFLFIGQTAFSQTGLLPLDADKNVFYLDSGKPKKSKTEIFKEAQNWISKTFGNYENAVTFEDPQLGKLILTSYAPVSGIAYEYVRFDLTIECKEEHYNVRIDKLDGISTTHSPKRLGVKDNDAIMEKEVGVKTEQTKKKRTEAEAALNNAKADIESINNAMYKLMSDLKLSLTQSEN, from the coding sequence ATGCTGCCAAAACTTTTGTTACTACCTTTATCATTCCAAACATTCACAACGATTTTGAAACATTTAATCCTGATCCTGTTCCTTTTTATTGGCCAAACAGCCTTTTCTCAAACCGGCTTGCTTCCGCTCGACGCGGACAAAAATGTCTTTTATTTGGATTCCGGCAAGCCTAAAAAATCTAAAACAGAGATCTTTAAAGAAGCGCAAAACTGGATCAGCAAGACATTTGGCAACTATGAAAATGCCGTTACATTTGAAGATCCGCAGCTCGGCAAACTGATCCTAACCAGCTATGCGCCAGTGTCTGGCATTGCTTACGAGTATGTGCGTTTCGACCTGACCATTGAATGTAAGGAAGAGCATTATAATGTCCGGATTGATAAACTGGATGGCATTTCAACCACACATAGTCCTAAAAGACTGGGCGTGAAGGATAATGATGCCATTATGGAAAAAGAAGTGGGCGTCAAAACGGAGCAAACCAAGAAAAAACGCACGGAAGCGGAAGCAGCACTGAACAATGCAAAGGCAGATATCGAAAGCATTAATAATGCGATGTACAAATTAATGTCGGACCTGAAATTATCCCTGACGCAATCGGAGAATTAA
- a CDS encoding SGNH/GDSL hydrolase family protein codes for MKKFLLFLVVLLCCLASAPRRVTWVAIGDSITYLNDHKDETGNRVTKGYLTLISEKYPRVEYINKGYNGWTSINIADKIETLELQKADVYTVFLGTNDWWQGKELGSISDYEQKTGTKTVYGAFRIINDKLKQLNKKARIILITPMQRGDFVYINNQKNNAFGSYKPKNGKNLEEFANAVLEIGKLEKIPVVDLFHESGMTHENMVNFKKLKDPATGDYKKYTYPEYTTIPFDPEKDEYPYPPEAIHMTYDGLHPSDKGYTIIADMVEKKWKGLR; via the coding sequence ATGAAGAAGTTTTTGCTGTTTTTGGTCGTATTGCTATGCTGCCTCGCCTCCGCACCCAGAAGGGTTACGTGGGTTGCCATCGGCGATTCGATCACGTATTTGAATGATCACAAAGATGAAACGGGAAACCGCGTTACAAAGGGATATCTGACATTGATTTCTGAAAAATATCCGCGGGTTGAGTACATTAATAAGGGTTACAATGGCTGGACTTCGATTAATATTGCCGATAAGATCGAAACACTTGAATTGCAGAAAGCAGACGTTTACACCGTCTTTTTAGGGACGAATGACTGGTGGCAGGGCAAAGAGTTGGGATCTATTTCGGATTACGAACAAAAAACGGGGACGAAGACTGTTTATGGCGCATTTCGGATCATCAACGATAAATTAAAACAGCTCAACAAAAAGGCCAGGATCATTCTTATTACGCCGATGCAGCGGGGTGATTTTGTTTATATTAACAATCAAAAAAACAATGCATTTGGCTCCTACAAACCCAAAAACGGCAAAAATTTGGAAGAGTTTGCCAATGCAGTCCTGGAAATAGGTAAGCTTGAAAAAATCCCGGTTGTAGACCTCTTTCACGAAAGCGGAATGACGCACGAAAACATGGTTAATTTCAAAAAGTTAAAAGATCCTGCAACCGGCGATTACAAAAAATACACCTATCCCGAATACACAACCATCCCCTTCGATCCTGAAAAAGATGAATATCCCTATCCCCCCGAAGCCATCCACATGACCTACGACGGCCTCCACCCATCCGACAAAGGCTACACAATCATCGCCGATATGGTTGAGAAAAAGTGGAAAGGATTGCGGTGA
- a CDS encoding DUF2281 domain-containing protein yields the protein MLTVIEGTYENGQVILDHKPKVENKTKVVVIFEEIEMPADTNEKRPFGISKGNITLSPDFNEPLDDLKDYM from the coding sequence ATGCTTACTGTAATAGAAGGCACTTATGAAAATGGACAGGTAATCCTTGATCATAAACCGAAAGTTGAGAATAAAACAAAAGTTGTTGTCATATTCGAAGAAATTGAAATGCCGGCAGATACCAATGAAAAACGCCCTTTTGGTATTTCAAAAGGAAACATCACACTAAGTCCGGACTTTAACGAGCCCCTGGACGATTTAAAAGATTATATGTAA
- a CDS encoding type II toxin-antitoxin system VapC family toxin, whose amino-acid sequence MKVLLDTHTVLWFINGDSQISVKAKRIIEDKGNEVLMSAISLFEISIKLKLTKIILRKPLAEVFDDIRSAGIAILPIHNKHLLEYQNLSLNVEHRDPFDRLIISTAISEQAAIVSVDKQFDHYQSLVEILW is encoded by the coding sequence ATGAAGGTTTTATTGGATACACACACTGTCTTATGGTTTATTAATGGAGATTCTCAAATATCAGTTAAGGCCAAACGAATTATTGAAGATAAAGGCAATGAAGTTTTAATGAGTGCTATCAGTCTTTTTGAGATTTCAATCAAACTCAAATTGACAAAAATAATACTCCGTAAACCGCTGGCCGAAGTATTTGACGATATCAGAAGTGCAGGCATAGCAATTCTCCCAATTCACAATAAACACCTTCTGGAATATCAGAACCTTTCCCTGAATGTTGAACACCGTGACCCTTTTGACCGCTTGATCATTTCAACGGCAATTTCAGAGCAAGCTGCGATTGTTAGTGTAGATAAGCAGTTTGATCATTATCAGAGTCTGGTGGAAATTCTATGGTAA